One window from the genome of Gemmatimonadaceae bacterium encodes:
- a CDS encoding ABC transporter permease has translation MVNKILIVAKREYLERVRSRSFVVMTLLVPVLMAGVFLIPLYMSAKSSASPNVRRIRILDATGASVGARLATTLRADSTVSDTVQGPFVMTLTPAELPAAEKAAEAEVMKPKGLVGFLVLDDSSLAGKRARYEGRNASTISDMNKLEASTRQAVLMARLEREGVNKSTIDELAKSHLQLAAERLTEKGRGGSGEAGLFAGIIIGVLLLMAIIVHGQNVMRGVLEEKTTRVAEVVISSIKPESLLAGKVLGVGGVGLTQIVAWLGIGLYLTTFFGPLVLKAAGGGAAAAGSAAPTFSMGGMSPAVMAISLGFFLVGFTFYATLFAAAGSMVNSEQEAQQAVMPVMLLLMSGWIFVNPVLINPNSTTAVVLSWLPWSSPIIMPIRMGLTAVSPASIAGSLVVALLGSVCAVWLAARIYRVGMLMYGKKPSFSELAKWIRYA, from the coding sequence ATGGTTAATAAGATTCTGATCGTCGCCAAGCGCGAGTACCTGGAGCGCGTGCGTTCGCGCTCGTTCGTCGTGATGACGCTGCTCGTGCCGGTATTGATGGCCGGCGTGTTTCTCATTCCGCTTTACATGAGCGCGAAGTCGAGTGCATCGCCGAACGTGCGGCGCATTCGCATTCTCGATGCGACGGGTGCGTCGGTGGGCGCCCGCCTCGCGACGACGCTGCGCGCGGACAGCACGGTGTCGGACACGGTCCAGGGCCCGTTCGTCATGACGCTGACGCCGGCCGAGCTGCCCGCCGCGGAGAAGGCGGCCGAGGCGGAAGTGATGAAGCCGAAGGGCCTCGTGGGATTCCTCGTGCTGGACGACAGCTCGCTCGCGGGCAAGCGCGCGCGCTACGAGGGCCGCAATGCGTCGACGATCTCGGACATGAACAAGTTGGAGGCGTCGACACGGCAGGCCGTGTTGATGGCGCGACTCGAGCGCGAGGGTGTGAACAAGAGCACGATCGACGAGTTGGCGAAATCGCACCTGCAGCTTGCCGCGGAACGGCTCACGGAGAAAGGACGCGGCGGATCGGGCGAAGCGGGACTGTTCGCGGGAATCATCATTGGCGTGCTGTTATTGATGGCGATCATCGTCCATGGCCAGAACGTGATGCGGGGTGTGCTCGAGGAGAAGACGACGCGAGTTGCCGAAGTGGTGATCTCGAGCATCAAACCGGAGTCGCTGCTCGCCGGAAAAGTACTCGGCGTCGGCGGTGTCGGGTTGACGCAGATCGTGGCGTGGCTGGGGATTGGTTTGTATCTGACGACGTTCTTCGGCCCGCTGGTGCTGAAGGCGGCGGGTGGTGGTGCCGCGGCGGCGGGTAGTGCCGCGCCAACGTTCTCGATGGGCGGCATGAGCCCGGCGGTCATGGCGATTTCGCTCGGCTTTTTCCTGGTGGGCTTCACGTTCTACGCGACGCTGTTCGCGGCGGCGGGCTCGATGGTGAACAGCGAGCAGGAAGCGCAGCAGGCGGTGATGCCGGTGATGCTGCTGTTGATGAGCGGCTGGATTTTCGTGAATCCGGTCTTGATCAATCCGAACAGCACGACCGCCGTGGTGTTGTCGTGGTTGCCATGGTCATCGCCGATCATCATGCCGATTCGCATGGGATTGACGGCGGTGTCGCCGGCGTCGATCGCGGGATCGCTGGTGGTTGCGTTGTTGGGATCGGTGTGCGCGGTGTGGTTGGCGGCGCGGATTTATCGAGTGGGGATGTTGATGTATGGGAAGAAGCCGAGCTTTTCTGAGCTCGCTAAATGGATTCGATACGCGTGA
- a CDS encoding neutral zinc metallopeptidase yields the protein MSFITMWRSRFGALAMGAMAFAPIVPKAPGRPIEVTTRDVQASNAKIKSAYDALATMWTNDFRQIGHRFVVPRIARYESTVMSPCGVIRPNNAEYCERDNTIYYDEVFAAGMAKRAATALNTDGDMAAIGIIAHETGHAVAMQLGHFYRTSYDNEATADCLAGAFAKQAEHDGELEAGDVDEALYGMSLAGDPTPEPTGNARYDAIIQARLAKQSHGTRDQRVQNFRAGFGDGAGACLEDFRGR from the coding sequence ATGAGTTTCATCACGATGTGGCGCAGCCGATTCGGCGCGCTGGCGATGGGCGCGATGGCCTTCGCACCCATAGTGCCCAAAGCCCCGGGTCGCCCGATTGAAGTCACGACGCGCGACGTCCAGGCGTCGAACGCCAAGATCAAGAGTGCGTACGACGCGCTCGCGACCATGTGGACCAACGACTTCCGACAGATCGGACATCGCTTCGTCGTACCGCGCATCGCGCGGTACGAATCGACCGTCATGTCGCCGTGCGGCGTCATTCGGCCGAACAATGCCGAATACTGCGAGCGGGACAACACGATCTATTATGACGAGGTCTTCGCCGCCGGCATGGCGAAGCGCGCCGCGACCGCGTTGAACACCGACGGCGACATGGCGGCGATCGGCATCATCGCCCACGAGACCGGCCACGCCGTCGCGATGCAACTCGGCCATTTCTATCGCACGTCGTACGACAACGAAGCGACCGCCGATTGCCTGGCCGGTGCATTCGCCAAGCAGGCCGAGCATGATGGCGAGCTCGAGGCTGGCGACGTCGACGAGGCGTTGTACGGGATGTCGCTTGCCGGCGATCCGACGCCCGAGCCGACGGGCAACGCACGCTACGACGCGATCATTCAGGCGCGATTGGCGAAGCAAAGTCACGGCACGCGTGACCAACGCGTGCAGAACTTCCGCGCCGGGTTCGGCGATGGCGCGGGCGCGTGTCTCGAGGATTTCCGCGGACGCTGA